From the Acidobacteriota bacterium genome, one window contains:
- a CDS encoding DUF5715 family protein: MINLNATQRQTIRALSAFIVLSAIPCVGCNRAAVTPPPAVAETVDPWKAAAGKIEQDRGEPVGRNATVEVPEQLEHYVDRRRFLAVQAADFRARVDAICRDFADLVPLIQRGEIVEIKPLGSDYILYGVGYRVSGEPFAHYDSGTRQDIPLQATEEGFRAEVQQALSDVKEKAARLSYLEAAWRRVPRRDRARRATLSTELALTRKAFNSTRARSKMLAAFYADAGRRKAILAEYQTLSDVARDFEGEAYDLNDADARRRLKTRLLSFIRPEARDLLSKIAHAYKEKFDRPLPVSSLLRPVQYQHELAGTNANAARGATPPHSTGLAFDLYYKYMSAAEQEFLMSFIAHLEDEGRVEALREARDNIHVYVFGSGRRPDEKLIARLIAEKGSRNPGKKSRAASLREGTSRKRGR, from the coding sequence TTGATTAACCTTAACGCAACGCAACGCCAGACCATCCGTGCGCTTTCAGCATTCATTGTGCTGTCAGCGATCCCCTGCGTGGGCTGCAACCGCGCCGCGGTGACCCCGCCCCCGGCGGTTGCCGAAACTGTCGATCCGTGGAAAGCAGCAGCCGGTAAGATCGAACAAGATCGTGGGGAACCGGTTGGCAGAAATGCTACAGTCGAAGTCCCGGAACAACTCGAGCATTACGTCGATCGTCGTCGCTTTCTGGCTGTGCAAGCTGCAGACTTCCGGGCGCGCGTCGATGCCATCTGTCGTGACTTCGCGGACCTCGTGCCGTTGATCCAGCGCGGCGAGATCGTCGAGATAAAGCCTCTGGGTTCGGACTACATTCTGTACGGCGTAGGCTATCGTGTCAGCGGCGAACCGTTCGCGCACTACGATAGCGGGACGAGGCAAGACATCCCGCTCCAGGCAACCGAAGAAGGCTTTAGGGCGGAAGTCCAGCAAGCGCTGAGTGACGTCAAAGAAAAAGCCGCCAGGCTTTCCTATCTCGAAGCCGCGTGGCGGCGCGTGCCCAGGCGTGATCGCGCTCGCCGAGCCACGCTGTCGACCGAGCTTGCGCTGACTCGCAAAGCATTCAACTCGACAAGAGCGAGGAGCAAAATGTTGGCAGCCTTCTACGCCGATGCCGGGCGGCGCAAGGCTATCCTGGCGGAATATCAAACGCTCTCGGACGTTGCCCGTGACTTCGAGGGTGAGGCATACGATTTGAACGATGCGGATGCGCGGCGCCGTTTGAAGACCCGTCTTCTCAGCTTCATTCGACCGGAAGCGCGTGATCTGCTCTCTAAGATCGCTCACGCCTACAAAGAGAAGTTCGACCGCCCGCTGCCCGTCTCTTCGCTGCTGCGTCCGGTTCAGTACCAGCACGAACTCGCGGGGACTAACGCGAACGCCGCGCGGGGTGCTACGCCTCCCCACTCGACCGGTTTGGCATTCGATCTGTATTACAAGTATATGAGTGCAGCCGAGCAGGAGTTCTTGATGTCGTTCATCGCACATCTGGAAGACGAGGGACGCGTCGAAGCGCTCCGCGAGGCGCGAGATAACATTCACGTGTATGTCTTTGGGAGTGGACGGCGGCCGGATGAGAAGCTCATCGCTCGTTTGATCGCGGAAAAAGGATCGCGCAATCCTGGCAAGAAATCACGAGCCGCCTCGCTGCGAGAAGGAACGAGTCGAAAGCGTGGGCGGTGA
- a CDS encoding TlyA family RNA methyltransferase, which produces MAKERADKVLVERGLVESRTRAQALILAGQVLVREQRVDKPGQLIDTDAEIRIKGETLRYAGRGGLKLEAALREFNIDAAGKNCIDVGASTGGFTDCLLQHEAARVWAVDVGHNQLVWRLRQDPRVVVLEGVNARNLNPGQFPVSFDLATVDVSFISLTKILPAMRPCLDEKADCVALIKPQFEVGKGEVGRGGIVTDPAKHRRVLREINEAALEAGFRPISLIQSPILGAEGNREFLIHLKCSTVDAQVTLEVEQRILDLTPLV; this is translated from the coding sequence ATGGCAAAGGAGCGTGCAGACAAGGTCTTAGTCGAGCGGGGACTCGTCGAGAGCCGAACGCGCGCGCAAGCGTTGATCCTCGCGGGCCAGGTGCTTGTTCGAGAACAGCGCGTCGATAAGCCCGGCCAGTTGATCGATACGGATGCGGAGATTCGAATCAAAGGCGAGACTCTTCGATATGCCGGGCGGGGAGGATTGAAACTCGAAGCAGCGCTTCGCGAGTTCAACATCGACGCTGCCGGAAAGAATTGTATCGACGTGGGAGCCTCGACCGGCGGATTCACCGACTGCTTGCTTCAACACGAAGCTGCGCGCGTGTGGGCCGTGGACGTAGGGCACAATCAGCTTGTGTGGCGCTTGCGTCAGGACCCGCGGGTGGTCGTGCTGGAAGGCGTGAACGCGCGCAACCTGAATCCCGGGCAGTTCCCTGTTAGTTTCGATCTCGCGACGGTCGATGTGTCGTTTATCTCGCTCACGAAAATACTTCCGGCAATGCGACCGTGTCTCGACGAAAAGGCAGACTGCGTCGCGCTGATCAAACCCCAGTTTGAAGTCGGCAAAGGTGAGGTCGGACGCGGCGGAATAGTCACCGATCCCGCGAAGCACAGACGGGTGCTGCGCGAGATTAACGAAGCCGCGCTCGAGGCCGGCTTTCGTCCTATAAGCTTGATTCAATCTCCGATACTCGGCGCGGAAGGCAACCGCGAGTTCCTGATTCATCTAAAGTGTTCGACGGTCGATGCGCAGGTGACGTTAGAGGTTGAACAGCGAATCCTCGATCTAACCCCGCTTGTGTGA
- a CDS encoding trypsin-like peptidase domain-containing protein, giving the protein MRTTFTYLIGPQKGKCADFTAGRISVGRAADNMLCLGDGERRVSSHHAEVIQRGGQFVLRDLGSTNGTSINGRRVVVSELEHDDLLEFGAGGPLLRFEIDREIDRDTGQDQVETISAPLPAHDRDLSVTPDSAPNTRAVGILKSNAALIVALVAAMLAGGVGGIVASSRLRASDPEPMSFAEVAELNSPAVVFIRAEFELLDSSGRVTTTEARTGSGFIVSESGLIVTNRHLVRDWEYNALPPGTTGRITRIEAILPHQKVEDAMPAEVYKLGPDSSVDVAILKIRFPNPSVVRGIEPDISHTNPGDEVVVIGYPLGLDLLQWTKDSTVDPSISTGIVSRVGHDFIQLSLRAYHGNSGGPVLNRRGEVIGILTGNIGSAQDIALCLPISSALTLVRNLGAQASLPASLSRLGYFLSHATASRQGCLRSQVRIEIAQRSGAMK; this is encoded by the coding sequence ATGCGTACCACCTTCACCTACCTCATAGGTCCCCAAAAGGGAAAATGTGCAGACTTCACCGCCGGCAGAATCTCGGTCGGGCGCGCCGCGGATAACATGCTCTGCTTAGGCGACGGCGAGCGGCGCGTTTCGTCACATCACGCCGAAGTTATCCAGCGCGGAGGTCAGTTTGTGCTGCGCGACCTCGGCTCGACCAATGGAACGTCGATCAACGGCCGCCGCGTGGTAGTCAGCGAGTTGGAGCATGACGACTTACTCGAATTCGGCGCCGGCGGCCCGCTGTTGCGATTCGAGATTGACCGCGAGATTGATCGCGATACGGGGCAAGATCAGGTTGAGACGATTAGCGCGCCACTACCGGCCCACGATCGTGATTTATCGGTTACTCCCGACAGCGCGCCAAATACTCGCGCGGTCGGCATCTTGAAGAGCAACGCCGCGCTCATCGTAGCTCTGGTAGCCGCTATGCTGGCGGGCGGCGTAGGCGGAATAGTCGCATCCTCCCGGCTTCGCGCTTCCGACCCGGAGCCGATGAGCTTCGCGGAAGTCGCCGAACTCAATAGCCCTGCGGTTGTTTTCATTAGAGCGGAGTTCGAGCTGCTTGATTCGAGTGGCCGGGTAACGACGACTGAAGCGCGGACCGGGTCAGGGTTCATCGTCTCGGAGAGCGGATTAATTGTCACAAATCGCCATCTGGTTCGCGACTGGGAATATAACGCGCTGCCGCCGGGAACGACCGGCCGGATCACCAGGATCGAGGCGATCCTCCCGCATCAGAAGGTCGAAGACGCGATGCCGGCAGAGGTCTACAAGCTTGGACCGGACAGCAGCGTGGACGTGGCGATTCTAAAGATCAGGTTCCCCAACCCTTCGGTTGTGCGCGGCATTGAACCCGATATCAGCCACACAAATCCAGGCGACGAAGTTGTCGTTATCGGGTATCCTCTTGGGCTGGACTTGTTGCAATGGACTAAGGACAGCACGGTTGATCCGTCGATTTCAACAGGTATCGTGAGCCGCGTGGGGCACGATTTCATTCAACTCAGTCTGCGCGCTTATCACGGCAACAGTGGAGGGCCGGTGCTCAATCGGAGGGGAGAAGTGATCGGTATTCTGACCGGGAACATCGGCAGCGCGCAGGACATCGCGCTGTGCCTCCCAATAAGCTCCGCGCTCACGCTTGTGAGAAACCTGGGAGCGCAGGCATCCCTGCCTGCCTCTCTTAGCAGACTTGGCTATTTTCTTTCTCACGCAACGGCAAGCAGGCAGGGATGCCTGCGCTCCCAGGTCAGAATCGAGATTGCGCAGCGCTCCGGAGCAATGAAATGA
- the ppk1 gene encoding polyphosphate kinase 1: protein MTDAMNPDKTDERGGRHPVTLPPTLFLSRKLLFNREASWLEFNRRVLEEAIDKSQPLLERVKFMSIFSANLDEFFMIRVSGLKEQVDEGVTDLSLDGMTPAAQLKLINERLRPMLAEQVRCFKEELLPEFSSNGIVLTSYRALSDRERRMLGTYFMENVFPVLTPQAVDPSHPFPYISNLSLNLGVMIEPNGDADSTASTSAPRFARVKVPPLVPRVVQVGDESSNEFILLEELIAANVEMLFPGMRASELHAFRVTRDADLEIREDEANDLLQAIERELRKRRFGTAVRLEVAATMPGEMVRYLASSLRLNADDVYTIDGPLNMPDLMALYKLDQPGLKDKAFSAPLSAAFRTDESIFDVIRRQDVLVHHPYNSFSSVVDFINSAANDPAVQAIKMTLYRTGSDSPVVRALMEASEKGKQVAVLVELKARFDEESNIEWARRLERAGVHVVYGLIGLKTHCKLALVVRREADSLRRYVHVGTGNYNPATARIYTDLGLFTADEKIGADASELFNYLTGFSKQTEYRRLLVAPVNLRERVTALIEREIEHHKNGRPARIIAKINSLTDTKLVRTLYEASQAGVPIDLLVRGVCALRPGVPGLSDTITVTSVVGRFLEHSRVFYFLNGGEDDIYIGSADWMQRNLDRRVELLAPIEDPRLRKHLKEEVLDVCLRDNVKARRLQPDGSYERVRAAEGEETVDSQNHFISYYGSV from the coding sequence ATGACAGACGCAATGAACCCGGATAAGACGGACGAGAGGGGCGGACGACATCCGGTTACGCTTCCGCCGACGCTTTTTCTCTCGCGCAAGCTGCTGTTCAACCGCGAGGCGAGCTGGCTTGAGTTCAATCGCCGCGTGCTTGAAGAGGCGATCGACAAGTCGCAGCCGCTGCTCGAACGCGTAAAGTTCATGTCGATCTTCTCCGCAAACCTCGACGAGTTCTTCATGATCCGCGTGTCCGGACTGAAGGAGCAGGTCGATGAAGGTGTCACCGATCTGTCGCTCGACGGCATGACGCCGGCGGCTCAGCTCAAACTGATCAACGAGCGATTGCGCCCGATGCTGGCCGAGCAGGTTCGCTGCTTCAAGGAGGAACTGCTTCCCGAGTTTTCTTCAAACGGCATCGTGCTTACCTCCTACCGCGCACTGTCGGATCGCGAGCGACGCATGCTCGGCACATATTTCATGGAGAACGTATTCCCCGTGCTCACCCCGCAAGCAGTCGATCCGAGTCACCCCTTCCCTTATATCTCGAACCTCAGTCTCAACCTCGGGGTTATGATCGAACCGAACGGCGACGCGGACTCGACCGCGAGCACTTCGGCGCCACGCTTCGCGCGGGTTAAGGTGCCGCCTCTCGTCCCGCGGGTTGTGCAGGTTGGTGATGAATCGAGCAATGAGTTCATCCTGCTCGAGGAACTCATTGCGGCCAACGTCGAGATGCTGTTCCCGGGAATGCGTGCAAGCGAGCTGCACGCCTTCAGGGTGACGCGCGATGCCGATCTTGAAATCCGTGAAGACGAAGCGAATGACCTTCTGCAAGCCATCGAGCGCGAGTTACGCAAACGGCGATTCGGTACGGCGGTAAGGCTCGAGGTCGCCGCCACGATGCCCGGCGAGATGGTCCGATATCTGGCAAGCTCGCTGCGGTTGAATGCCGATGATGTTTACACGATCGACGGGCCGCTCAACATGCCCGACTTGATGGCGCTCTACAAACTCGATCAGCCGGGACTAAAGGATAAGGCGTTCAGCGCTCCGTTGTCCGCTGCCTTCAGAACGGACGAGTCCATCTTTGACGTGATCAGGCGCCAGGACGTGCTCGTGCATCATCCATACAACTCTTTTTCGTCGGTCGTCGATTTCATCAACAGCGCCGCGAACGATCCAGCGGTCCAAGCCATCAAGATGACGTTGTACCGCACCGGAAGCGACTCGCCGGTCGTTCGAGCCTTGATGGAAGCGAGCGAAAAGGGCAAGCAAGTGGCGGTGCTCGTGGAGCTGAAGGCTCGTTTCGATGAAGAGAGCAACATCGAGTGGGCGAGGAGGCTCGAGCGCGCAGGCGTTCACGTTGTATACGGGCTGATCGGATTGAAGACCCACTGCAAGCTGGCGCTGGTTGTGCGCCGCGAAGCTGACTCGCTTCGGCGATACGTGCACGTAGGAACGGGCAACTACAATCCGGCGACCGCTCGAATCTACACCGACCTCGGCCTGTTCACCGCTGACGAAAAGATCGGCGCGGACGCAAGTGAACTGTTCAACTATCTGACTGGCTTCTCGAAGCAGACTGAGTATCGCCGCTTGCTTGTTGCGCCGGTGAACTTGCGCGAGCGGGTGACCGCCCTGATCGAACGAGAGATCGAGCATCACAAGAATGGACGACCCGCGCGCATCATCGCCAAGATCAACAGTCTGACGGATACCAAGCTGGTTCGCACTCTCTACGAAGCATCGCAGGCCGGCGTGCCCATCGATCTGTTGGTCCGCGGGGTTTGCGCGCTGAGGCCGGGCGTTCCAGGGCTCTCGGATACGATCACTGTCACGAGCGTCGTCGGCCGGTTTCTGGAGCACAGCCGAGTCTTCTACTTTCTGAACGGTGGCGAAGACGACATCTACATTGGCAGCGCGGATTGGATGCAGCGGAATCTCGATCGGCGCGTCGAGCTGCTCGCGCCAATCGAAGATCCGCGATTGAGGAAGCATCTGAAGGAAGAAGTGCTCGACGTGTGCTTGCGGGACAACGTCAAGGCGCGGCGCCTTCAGCCGGATGGAAGCTATGAGCGAGTACGGGCGGCTGAAGGTGAAGAGACGGTCGACTCGCAGAATCACTTCATCAGTTACTACGGCTCTGTTTAG
- a CDS encoding membrane dipeptidase: MKKLTRRDMLKSAGGAGLATLAAPMTNRGRYRLFAASPKEYSARAVELMTRSTVIDMLSPFTLNFTKQARWFANPETFTVADLQPFKDSGINVLHIGVGVGGPEAYLEVLRFFASWNGFIAGHTDHLMRVASAADLERVKKSGKIGVLLGLQNSEQFRTPADVNFFHGIGQRVSQLTYNSRNMIGNGSTERRDEGISDFGIAIIERMNSVGMAVDVSHCGDRTTLDAFEVSKKPVLITHSNCRALVPGHPRCKTDEAIKKMGAAGSVMGITGVRMFVKADEPTTIEHALDHFDHVAKLAGPEHLGVGSDIDLYGYDAMPPELNRQLRAGYKGSYGFREKIDIEGIDHPRRMFDLTEGLIRRKYSDKDIEGILGGNFKRVLSQIWNG, encoded by the coding sequence ATGAAAAAGCTGACTCGTCGAGATATGCTGAAGTCGGCCGGCGGAGCCGGTCTCGCAACGCTTGCCGCGCCGATGACCAATCGCGGGCGTTACCGATTGTTCGCCGCTTCACCGAAGGAGTACTCGGCGCGAGCGGTTGAGCTGATGACCCGATCAACCGTCATCGACATGCTCAGCCCGTTCACGCTCAACTTCACCAAGCAAGCCCGGTGGTTCGCAAACCCGGAGACTTTCACGGTCGCGGACCTTCAACCTTTCAAAGACTCGGGCATCAACGTCTTGCATATCGGCGTTGGAGTGGGCGGGCCGGAAGCCTATCTCGAAGTGCTCAGGTTCTTCGCATCATGGAACGGATTCATCGCCGGTCACACAGATCATCTGATGCGCGTGGCCAGCGCGGCGGATCTCGAACGAGTCAAGAAGTCAGGCAAGATCGGCGTGCTGCTGGGATTGCAAAACTCCGAGCAGTTTCGCACGCCCGCCGACGTCAACTTCTTTCACGGAATCGGCCAGCGCGTTTCGCAACTGACTTACAACTCGCGGAACATGATCGGCAACGGCTCGACCGAACGCCGCGACGAAGGCATCAGCGATTTCGGCATCGCGATCATCGAGCGAATGAACTCGGTGGGTATGGCTGTCGACGTCTCTCATTGCGGTGACCGCACGACGCTCGATGCCTTTGAGGTTTCCAAAAAGCCCGTGCTGATCACCCACTCAAACTGCCGCGCTCTTGTGCCCGGTCACCCGCGCTGCAAGACCGATGAAGCCATAAAGAAAATGGGAGCCGCCGGCAGCGTCATGGGCATAACCGGGGTTCGCATGTTCGTGAAGGCTGACGAGCCGACTACCATCGAGCACGCTCTGGATCACTTCGACCACGTGGCGAAGCTGGCCGGCCCCGAGCATCTCGGCGTCGGCAGCGATATCGATCTGTATGGTTACGACGCGATGCCACCGGAGTTGAATCGACAGTTGCGAGCCGGCTACAAGGGCAGCTACGGGTTCCGCGAGAAGATCGATATTGAAGGCATCGATCATCCGAGGCGAATGTTTGACCTGACCGAAGGACTGATTCGGCGAAAGTATAGCGACAAGGACATCGAGGGCATCCTCGGCGGCAACTTCAAACGGGTCCTGTCTCAGATATGGAATGGATAG
- a CDS encoding serine hydrolase, with product MKLTKAIRLIALSLLVVAACQTAYSQEAPSKDFDEYINKALKDWDVPGLAIAVVKNDQVVFAKGYGVRKLGDPAAVDAKTLFAIGSSSKAFTSASIAMLMDEGKLKWDDPATKYLPGFQLFDPYVSREITVRDLLCHRSGLERGDFLWYGTSYSRDEILRRVRYLKPTWSLRSTFGYQNIMYLAAGQIVAGVSGKSWDDFIRERIFKPLGMTSSSTSINDLKNSGDVATPHAKIDGKVEIIPWRKIDNIAPAGSINSNVVDMAQWVRLQLGEGSYKGQRLISSGGAKEMHTAQTVIRMEPPWTLFYSDAHFLNYGLGWFLHDHRGRKVVEHGGNIDGMSAMVAMIPEEKLGLVILTNMNGTPLPGAIASRVYDLYLGVQPRDYSADLLKIYGAFLEQGRQAQKKNEESRVKGTSPTLSLDKYTGPYKDEMYGDAKVTFENGKLVLTTPGFDGDLEHWNYDTFRVTWRARSLGKALVSFTLNARGKVDEMKLPDLQISFKRGPDAADTAPGVKLSEADLNKFAGKYEAKVPPIEISLEMVGGLLKAVVPGQPVYTLTPVSPTRFRIEGAPAGFFVQFEMAGGKVKSLTIEQGPAVSFTLLPKQ from the coding sequence ATGAAACTGACGAAAGCAATCCGTTTAATCGCTCTATCGCTGCTGGTCGTGGCGGCTTGCCAGACCGCGTATTCACAGGAAGCGCCATCGAAAGACTTTGATGAGTACATCAACAAAGCTCTCAAGGACTGGGACGTTCCGGGTCTCGCAATCGCGGTCGTCAAGAACGATCAAGTCGTCTTCGCCAAAGGCTACGGCGTGCGCAAGCTCGGCGATCCGGCTGCAGTCGACGCGAAGACTCTGTTTGCGATCGGGTCCTCGTCGAAGGCGTTCACCTCGGCGTCGATCGCAATGCTGATGGACGAAGGCAAGCTGAAGTGGGACGACCCGGCGACAAAATACCTTCCCGGCTTTCAGCTCTTCGACCCGTACGTCTCACGCGAGATCACCGTGCGAGACCTGCTGTGTCATCGCAGCGGACTCGAGCGCGGCGACTTCCTCTGGTACGGCACGTCGTACAGCCGCGACGAGATACTTCGCCGCGTTCGCTACCTGAAGCCAACCTGGAGCCTTCGCTCGACGTTCGGCTATCAGAACATCATGTACCTCGCCGCCGGTCAGATCGTTGCAGGCGTGTCGGGAAAGAGCTGGGACGATTTCATTCGTGAGCGCATCTTCAAACCGCTGGGGATGACTTCCAGCAGCACCAGCATCAACGATCTGAAGAACTCCGGCGACGTCGCGACGCCGCACGCGAAGATTGATGGAAAGGTCGAGATCATCCCGTGGCGCAAAATCGACAACATCGCGCCGGCCGGCTCGATCAACTCTAACGTGGTCGATATGGCGCAGTGGGTGCGGCTCCAACTCGGCGAAGGTTCCTACAAAGGCCAGCGTCTGATCAGCTCCGGCGGAGCAAAAGAGATGCACACTGCGCAGACTGTCATTCGAATGGAGCCTCCGTGGACGCTCTTCTACAGCGACGCGCATTTCCTGAACTACGGGCTTGGCTGGTTCCTGCACGACCATCGGGGGCGCAAGGTGGTCGAGCACGGCGGGAACATCGACGGCATGAGCGCGATGGTCGCGATGATTCCCGAAGAAAAGCTCGGTCTTGTGATCCTGACAAACATGAACGGCACTCCTCTTCCCGGTGCGATCGCCAGCCGCGTCTACGACTTGTATCTGGGAGTTCAACCGCGAGATTACAGCGCCGACTTGTTGAAGATCTACGGCGCTTTTCTCGAGCAAGGCAGACAAGCCCAGAAGAAGAACGAAGAGTCGCGCGTTAAGGGAACATCTCCGACTCTCTCGTTGGACAAGTACACCGGCCCGTACAAGGATGAGATGTACGGTGACGCGAAGGTCACGTTTGAAAACGGCAAGCTTGTGCTGACGACCCCCGGGTTCGACGGCGACCTCGAGCACTGGAATTACGACACGTTTCGAGTCACCTGGCGCGCGCGTTCTCTTGGAAAGGCGCTGGTGAGCTTCACGCTGAATGCGCGGGGCAAGGTCGACGAGATGAAACTGCCCGACTTGCAAATCAGCTTCAAGCGCGGGCCCGATGCCGCGGACACAGCTCCAGGCGTGAAGTTGAGCGAAGCCGATTTGAACAAGTTCGCCGGCAAGTACGAAGCGAAGGTTCCGCCGATCGAGATCAGCCTTGAAATGGTCGGAGGTTTGTTGAAAGCGGTCGTGCCCGGACAGCCAGTGTACACTTTGACACCGGTGTCCCCGACGCGATTCAGGATCGAGGGCGCGCCAGCAGGGTTCTTCGTCCAGTTCGAGATGGCTGGCGGCAAGGTGAAGAGCCTGACGATCGAACAAGGTCCCGCTGTCAGCTTCACGCTTCTACCGAAGCAATGA
- the thpR gene encoding RNA 2',3'-cyclic phosphodiesterase translates to MSNQRVTVVRTFICIEISESIKERIGQLQKTLREIEGQVSWTKPSNIHLTLKFLGDVEATRIDAVCKAVQRAAGGISPFEVEAGGTGCFPSPRSPRVLWVGFSVVPEPLKQLYANIEDELAREGFPGEKRKFSPHLTIGRIRTPHNAARVAEELIAVGFKSETFKATEVIAMRSDLRPTGSIYTPQAVIKLA, encoded by the coding sequence GTGAGCAACCAGCGCGTCACAGTAGTTCGCACCTTCATCTGCATCGAGATCTCTGAATCGATCAAAGAGCGAATCGGCCAGCTTCAAAAAACACTGCGTGAAATCGAAGGCCAGGTTAGTTGGACCAAGCCGTCAAACATTCATCTGACCTTGAAGTTCCTCGGAGATGTCGAGGCAACCCGAATCGACGCAGTTTGCAAAGCTGTCCAGAGAGCTGCCGGCGGGATCAGTCCGTTTGAAGTCGAGGCCGGCGGCACAGGCTGCTTCCCTTCGCCTCGAAGCCCTCGGGTCTTATGGGTTGGCTTTTCTGTTGTACCCGAACCCCTCAAGCAACTTTATGCAAACATCGAAGACGAACTCGCGCGAGAAGGCTTTCCTGGCGAGAAGCGAAAGTTCTCGCCTCACCTGACGATCGGCCGCATACGCACACCTCACAACGCCGCTCGCGTTGCAGAAGAGCTGATTGCTGTGGGCTTCAAGTCTGAGACGTTCAAGGCTACCGAAGTGATCGCTATGCGTAGCGACCTAAGACCGACGGGCTCGATCTACACTCCGCAGGCGGTCATCAAGCTGGCGTGA
- a CDS encoding MogA/MoaB family molybdenum cofactor biosynthesis protein, whose amino-acid sequence MARVEIAAAVLTISDSASRGERVDKSGPAVVAELEKLGCRVAATEIISDDRDQISARLREYADRGDVNLILTTGGTGFAPRDNTPEATRSVIEREAPGLAELMRLRSLDETPLAPLSRAVCGIRGRTLIVNLPGSTRGAVQNFNAIRSSLPHAIGLMTEQSKKCAS is encoded by the coding sequence ATGGCAAGAGTAGAAATCGCGGCGGCAGTGCTGACTATCAGCGACTCGGCTTCAAGGGGCGAACGCGTGGATAAGTCAGGACCTGCAGTTGTAGCCGAGCTGGAGAAGCTCGGCTGCCGCGTTGCCGCTACTGAAATCATATCCGACGATCGTGATCAGATTTCAGCCAGGCTGCGAGAATACGCCGACCGCGGCGACGTCAATTTGATCCTGACAACCGGCGGGACTGGATTTGCTCCGCGAGACAACACTCCGGAGGCTACTCGAAGTGTGATCGAGCGCGAAGCCCCGGGGCTTGCTGAGCTGATGCGGCTCCGAAGCCTCGATGAGACCCCGCTTGCGCCGCTCTCCCGGGCAGTGTGCGGCATTCGAGGCCGAACGCTGATAGTCAACTTGCCGGGAAGCACGCGCGGCGCAGTTCAGAACTTCAACGCGATCCGCAGCTCGCTTCCGCATGCGATTGGCTTAATGACGGAGCAATCCAAGAAATGTGCTTCTTAG
- a CDS encoding Hsp33 family molecular chaperone HslO translates to MTTDKLIHATAADNQLRCVAAVTTHLVAEACRRHRTSPTASAALGRTLTGALLLGSGVKDLEKLTVHFDCDGPISSIVAQADPLGNVRGYVSNPEADATAMNEHGKLDVRAVVGGGKLYITRDAGFEIGLMKEPYRGMVPIVSGEIGEDIAYYLAKSEQVNSAVSLGVLMTIDGAEFKQPGHGSTISATTEFSLHSLRVAAAGGFIIQMMPSGHEGLAAHLERNIARAPYATELVRAGLSPVEMLEAVLGDLDLMVLEEHEPHFYCQCSRERALLIISALGREEVEDMLEKDNGAELICHFCNEAYQLSADELTRLLA, encoded by the coding sequence ATGACCACCGACAAACTCATTCACGCGACGGCAGCCGACAATCAGCTCAGATGTGTGGCGGCGGTGACCACCCACCTGGTAGCCGAAGCCTGCCGCCGGCATCGCACTTCCCCCACTGCATCTGCTGCGCTCGGCCGCACGCTGACCGGCGCGTTGTTGTTGGGAAGCGGCGTAAAAGATCTAGAAAAGCTCACGGTGCATTTCGATTGCGACGGTCCAATAAGCAGCATAGTCGCCCAGGCAGACCCCCTCGGCAATGTGCGCGGCTACGTCTCGAATCCCGAAGCTGACGCGACCGCGATGAACGAACACGGCAAGCTTGACGTTCGGGCAGTGGTTGGCGGCGGAAAGCTCTACATCACCCGCGACGCCGGATTTGAGATCGGATTGATGAAGGAACCCTATCGAGGGATGGTGCCGATCGTATCGGGCGAGATCGGCGAGGACATCGCCTACTATCTGGCGAAATCTGAACAGGTAAATTCCGCTGTCAGCCTGGGCGTGTTGATGACAATCGATGGCGCCGAATTCAAACAACCCGGCCACGGATCAACCATATCCGCGACGACTGAGTTTTCACTCCACAGCTTGCGAGTTGCAGCGGCGGGCGGGTTCATTATTCAGATGATGCCCAGCGGACACGAGGGACTTGCTGCTCATTTAGAGCGGAACATTGCGCGAGCACCTTATGCGACCGAACTGGTACGAGCCGGTTTGTCGCCCGTCGAAATGCTTGAAGCAGTGCTTGGAGACCTCGACCTGATGGTGCTCGAAGAGCATGAGCCGCACTTCTATTGCCAATGCTCACGCGAGCGCGCGCTTCTAATCATCTCGGCGCTCGGCCGCGAAGAGGTCGAGGACATGCTCGAGAAAGACAACGGCGCCGAATTAATATGCCACTTCTGCAACGAGGCTTATCAATTGAGCGCCGACGAGCTAACGAGGTTGTTGGCCTGA
- a CDS encoding lmo0937 family membrane protein → MLWTILVVLMILWLLGLLGGIGGGLIHLLLVVAVIVLLFQLLSGRRSVV, encoded by the coding sequence ATGCTTTGGACAATCTTAGTAGTGCTGATGATTCTGTGGCTGCTGGGTCTGCTCGGTGGCATAGGCGGAGGGCTTATTCACTTGCTGTTAGTCGTCGCCGTCATTGTGCTGCTTTTCCAACTGCTGAGCGGCCGTCGAAGTGTAGTTTGA